The Sulfurimonas sp. genome includes the window ATAATTTTCTTTATAACAACACTGATGTGATTAACCAATGGCTTGGAACAAGTTTTAAAGGTCAATCTGCTTTGTATATGGATGTAAATGGTATGAATGATGTTGATTATATAAATCTTTCAACAAATGATACTACGGAGAATGTTACATCAAGTCAAGTTTTATCACGAATAAATCTTTTTTACAATACTCAAGATAATTATTTTGCTACATATTTTAAGTATTATCAGGATTTAACTAAAGTTAGCAATGAAGACACTTTACAAAAAATTCCTACTTTCCATTATCACCATTATTTAGAAACATTTTTTGATGATCATGTATTATATAATCTAGATATGCAGACTAATAATATATATAGAGAGGTTGGAAAACATGTAACTCAAACAGATTTAACAATCCCTTTAACAGTTCAAGGAAGTTTATTTGATGAGTATTTAAATGTTTCTTACAAAGCATATTTTTATGCTCAGCATTCAAAATTTAGCGGAACAGAAGAAGTTCCTAGTGGGATTTATGAAAATGGCTATTTTGCTAGAAATTATCATATATTATCAGCATCTACACAAGTAAGTAGAGCATTTGATAGTTTTACTCATGTTGTAGGTTTTGGTTCAAGATATACAACTGGTGGTTCGGAATCAAAAGATGGTTTTTATAAAGATTATCAAGAATTTTGTTCTAAACCAATAAATAAAGATTCAAAACAGTGTGAATTTTATAATATAAGTGATATAGAAGAGCAACTTCAACTTGATTTTACTCAGTACATTTATGATGAGTCAGGTTCACAAATTGTTTATCATAGAATTGCTCAAAGTATCTCTTATGATAAGGCTCAAAGTAGTGTTGGAGAACTTGAAAATGAATTTGATTATCAAATAACAAAAGGGATAAAGTTTTACAATAACTTTTTTTATAATTATGATGAAAATTCATTTTCAAAAATGTATAATCAAATTTCTTATAATGGAAGTGGCTTTAATATTGTACTATCTCATCTATATAAAGACACATTCTTAGCACCAACATCAACTACTACACCTTACACAAGTTATATTACTTCAAGTGCAACTTATGAGTATGATAAACATTATTCGTATAATATCAGATATAATTATGATTATGAAAGTGGCTTGAAAAAGAGTGCAGAAGTTGGATTTTTATATAAAAAAAGATGTTGGGATTTTGGTTTGAGATATATTGAGAATAATAGACCAATTTTGAATGATAATGGTTCAAGTTCTATATATGATAGATATATATATTTTACAGTAAATTTAAAACCAATGATGGCATCTGGTGGTGCTCCACTTTTTGATTATAAATTACCTCAAACCATGGAAGGATTATGAGTAATGAAAAAGTACAAACATATACTTAAAAATAGAGAAGATGCAGCAGAACAATTAATAGACATATTGCCAATGCAAAAACTCAAAGATGAATCATGGAAAATGGTAGCTGTTTCAAGTGGTGGTTTAGAGTTAGCTCACTTTATAAGAAAAAAACTTCCTAATAAGATAGACTTTCTTTTCTCAGAGTCTATAATGGCTCCAAATAATGATACTTGTGAAGTTGCTAGAGTAAGTGAAAGAGAAGAGATAGTCATAAATGAGAAGTTAGTAAAGGCATTTGATATAGGATATGATTATATTTATGGCGAAGCTCATAGAAAACATGAAGAACAAATTTTAAGTTATGTTTATCAGTATAGAAAAGGAAGACCTTTTCTATCTGTTAAAGATGAAATAGTAATACTAGTAGATGAAGGAAGTGAAACAGGTCTCAAACTGATGACAGCATTAAAAACAGTTTTGGCAATGAAGCCAAAAGCGGTCTATATAGCTGTTGCTGTTTTACCCAAGGATACACTTGATTTATTAGAAGCGTATGCTGATGAAATATTCTTTTTACACGATATAGGTGATTATGTAGAAACAACACTTTATTACGAAGAATTGCCTATTGTTGATGAAGAAAAATTAGAAAAATACTTAGAGGAAGAAAAATGAAATATGATGTAAATTTAGAGTTAGAAAATAGAGTAGAAGATTACTCGTTTGGTGATGTTGCAAAACAAGCAAATGGTGCCGTTTGGCTAAAGTCTGGTGATAGTGTTATTTTAGCAACGATTGTTATTGATGAAACAGAAATTGTTAAAGAAGATTTTTTACCCTTAACAGTCCAGTATATAGAAAAAACATATGCCGCAGGTAAAATTCCTGGAGGTTTTTTTAAAAGAGAAACAAAACCAAGTGATTTTGAAACTTTAACATCTCGTATAGTTGACCGTTCACTTCGTCCTCTCTTCCCAAAAGGTTTTGGGCATCCAACTCAAATAACTATAATGGTATTTAGTGCAGGTTCAGATGCTGATTTACAAGTTTTAGCATTAAATGCAGCATCTGCCGCTCTTTATATTTCAGATATAGATATAAATACCTCAGTGAGTGCAGTCCGTGCTGCAAAAGTAGATGGAGAGTTAGTCTTAAATCCAACTCTATCTCAGCTTAAAAACTCAACTCTAGATTTATATCTTTCAGGTACAAAAGAAGATCTGTTAATGATAGAGATGCGTTCTTTATCTTCAAAGGAAGTAGAAATCCAAGATAACTTTGTACTTGATCCTATGATAGACCCAGTTTTAAGTGTACCGAGTATATCTGTTCATACTTCAAATGCTTTAGCAGAAGATGAACTAATAGGTATATTTGAAAAAACACAAGAACTTCTTTTTGAAACAAACTCTAAATATGAAGATGCATTTACTCCGCATAAAAAAGAAACACCACAGCTTGAGTATAAAGCACATTTAATTAATGAAGATATGGTTTTATATGTAAGGGATAATCATTTAGCAGATATAGCCGATGCTATGAACCAAATGGCTAAAAGTGAACGCTCAACAGCACTTAGACAACTTAGAAAGAAAATCATTGTTCTTAAAGACGACTGGGATGAGTTAGAACTTAAAGATGCGATAGAAAAAGTAAAAAAAGAGCAAGTTCGTTCTCAAATCTTAAATGAGAGAGTCCGTGCAGATGGAAGAAGTTTAACAGAAATTAGACCAATAACCATAGATACAAATATTTTACCAAAAGCTCACTCATCATGTTTATTCACTCGTGGACAAACTCAAGCTTTAGTAGTTTTAACTATGGGTAATTCAAAAGATGCACAAATGTTTGAAAGCCTTACTGACAATGGAACTCAAAACGAAAACTTTATGGTTCATTATAACTTCCCAGGTTTTAGTGTAGGAGAAGCTTCTCCAATTCTTGGAACAAAAAGAAGAGAGTTAGGACATGGAAATTTAGCTAAAAGAGCATTAGAACCAATCGTTGACTTAGATGGACAAACAGTTCGTATAGTTTCTGAAATCTTAGAGTCAAATGGTTCATCTTCAATGGCAACAGTTTGTGGTGGTTATATGGCTCTAAAAGCGGCAGATATAGACACAAACGAGATTGTTGCAGGTATTGCTATGGGTATGGTTAGTGATGGTGATAAGTATGCTATTCTTTCGGATATAATGGGACTTGAAGATCATGATGGAGATATGGACTTTAAAGTAACAGGTTCTAAAGATGGAATCACTGCAATGCAGATGGATATTAAACTTGGTGGAATTTCTTTAGATATTTTAAAAGAAGCACTTTATCAAGCAAAAGAAGGTAGAAGTCATATAATCGACATAATGCTAGATGCTGAGTCTAAAATAGAGTTTAACGATGGAGTTTTACCAAGTACAGACTTTTTTCATATAGACCCAAGTGTAATTGGTGAAGTTATTGGTCAAGCTGGTAAAGTTATTCGTGAAATAATTGAAAAGTTTGAAGTGGCTATTGATATTGATAAAAAAGATGGAAAAGTAAAAGTTACAGGTAAAAATAAAACAGGGGTATCTGGTGCTAGAGAACATATAGAAGGCATCGCAAATGCACCAAAAATTGAAAAAATTAAGTACCAAGTAGGTGATAAGTATGAAGGTACTGTAAAGAAAATTGTTGATTTCGGAGCTTTTATAGGTCTTCCTGATGGCACAGATGGGCTTCTTCATATATCTAAAATCTCTGATCAAAGAGTTGAAAAAGTAAGTGATGTTTTGAGTGAAGGTGAAAAATTAACAGTAGAAATTTTAGAATTTAAAGGTAATAAAATCTCTTTAGGTCGTGCTTAGAATTTTTATAAAAGAGTATTTGTCTATGAAAGTACTCTTTGCTCCATCTACTTTGTTATAATTATATTTTCTAAATTTATCTCTTTACAGCTTTTACATATACCTTTATAAATAACATCTGAAACACTATATCCTTCAAGCTTTGTAGGCAAGATACTTTCTAAACATTCTATATGATTACAGGTATTGCAGATAAAATGAGAGTGTGGAGAACCTTGTATCTCATAGTATCTTTTTTTATCATTTGACTCAAAACTATTGACAATAGAATTGCTTTCAAATTTTGAAATGTTTCTATAAAATGTTGCTTTGTCCATATTTATTTTATGCTTTATATCTTCAAATGATATAGGTTTTTTTTCTCTATCAAG containing:
- a CDS encoding phosphoribosyltransferase is translated as MKKYKHILKNREDAAEQLIDILPMQKLKDESWKMVAVSSGGLELAHFIRKKLPNKIDFLFSESIMAPNNDTCEVARVSEREEIVINEKLVKAFDIGYDYIYGEAHRKHEEQILSYVYQYRKGRPFLSVKDEIVILVDEGSETGLKLMTALKTVLAMKPKAVYIAVAVLPKDTLDLLEAYADEIFFLHDIGDYVETTLYYEELPIVDEEKLEKYLEEEK
- a CDS encoding Fur family transcriptional regulator, coding for MQITNIIEEKNLKLTSARKELLEILDREKKPISFEDIKHKINMDKATFYRNISKFESNSIVNSFESNDKKRYYEIQGSPHSHFICNTCNHIECLESILPTKLEGYSVSDVIYKGICKSCKEINLENIIITK
- a CDS encoding LPS-assembly protein LptD, which translates into the protein MLKLLSLVILLTTYLLADSKVEIYATTMESSKNVVNASGGVTVVYKDYFLSADRAIYNRNTGELELFENVRANQGKDYQLLGKYAKLNIAKKERLFKPFFMLDKSSQVWMSADEGCAVDKDFSIKSGVMSGCNPNDPLWKMHFSSTSYNSDTKWLHIFNARIFIYDIPVFYTPYFGYSLDTKRRTGLLSPAMGISDTEGFYYEQPIYIAEQSWWDFELKPQVRTNRGVGGYSTFRFIDSKVSEGEFKTGYFSEKDDYFKKQNLAHDSHYGYNFLYNNTDVINQWLGTSFKGQSALYMDVNGMNDVDYINLSTNDTTENVTSSQVLSRINLFYNTQDNYFATYFKYYQDLTKVSNEDTLQKIPTFHYHHYLETFFDDHVLYNLDMQTNNIYREVGKHVTQTDLTIPLTVQGSLFDEYLNVSYKAYFYAQHSKFSGTEEVPSGIYENGYFARNYHILSASTQVSRAFDSFTHVVGFGSRYTTGGSESKDGFYKDYQEFCSKPINKDSKQCEFYNISDIEEQLQLDFTQYIYDESGSQIVYHRIAQSISYDKAQSSVGELENEFDYQITKGIKFYNNFFYNYDENSFSKMYNQISYNGSGFNIVLSHLYKDTFLAPTSTTTPYTSYITSSATYEYDKHYSYNIRYNYDYESGLKKSAEVGFLYKKRCWDFGLRYIENNRPILNDNGSSSIYDRYIYFTVNLKPMMASGGAPLFDYKLPQTMEGL
- a CDS encoding polyribonucleotide nucleotidyltransferase is translated as MKYDVNLELENRVEDYSFGDVAKQANGAVWLKSGDSVILATIVIDETEIVKEDFLPLTVQYIEKTYAAGKIPGGFFKRETKPSDFETLTSRIVDRSLRPLFPKGFGHPTQITIMVFSAGSDADLQVLALNAASAALYISDIDINTSVSAVRAAKVDGELVLNPTLSQLKNSTLDLYLSGTKEDLLMIEMRSLSSKEVEIQDNFVLDPMIDPVLSVPSISVHTSNALAEDELIGIFEKTQELLFETNSKYEDAFTPHKKETPQLEYKAHLINEDMVLYVRDNHLADIADAMNQMAKSERSTALRQLRKKIIVLKDDWDELELKDAIEKVKKEQVRSQILNERVRADGRSLTEIRPITIDTNILPKAHSSCLFTRGQTQALVVLTMGNSKDAQMFESLTDNGTQNENFMVHYNFPGFSVGEASPILGTKRRELGHGNLAKRALEPIVDLDGQTVRIVSEILESNGSSSMATVCGGYMALKAADIDTNEIVAGIAMGMVSDGDKYAILSDIMGLEDHDGDMDFKVTGSKDGITAMQMDIKLGGISLDILKEALYQAKEGRSHIIDIMLDAESKIEFNDGVLPSTDFFHIDPSVIGEVIGQAGKVIREIIEKFEVAIDIDKKDGKVKVTGKNKTGVSGAREHIEGIANAPKIEKIKYQVGDKYEGTVKKIVDFGAFIGLPDGTDGLLHISKISDQRVEKVSDVLSEGEKLTVEILEFKGNKISLGRA